The following proteins come from a genomic window of Bactrocera dorsalis isolate Fly_Bdor chromosome 6, ASM2337382v1, whole genome shotgun sequence:
- the LOC125779743 gene encoding zinc finger BED domain-containing protein 4-like, whose translation MGHLKNIHKAAFRELTDDGSTKITDSLPSTSFKSIKEPTKEADRSDALKEPENKTVGPPKRQKTIQASFEEIYAFSANGDKTIKINNALVYMVCKDNQPFPIVENEGFRNFLKVIEPRYKLPNKTTLTRWVDDKYAALSGIIREKLSGIENLTLTTDMWSESMSMRSFLGVTAHFGVGSELFSITLGVSQSNERHTSQHIAEMLLNTCDEWSIDKDQISAVVTDNAPNMVKAVELAFGKKHIPCFAHILNLVAQNSIEQCKPLRELISKVKDVVTWFKQSNIASNELRKSTSDETKLIQQVPTRWNSTYYMIERFIELREIVNNIIIRHKNAPAMLHASELAHLSSVLQVLRPIEAATKEVSGDKYCTSSKVIPLIHCLVLKIKPLSFDDSIAKELQSLVLKEIQKRMGVIENVTPLAIATVLDPRFKKMHFTDPLACSAAVGKVKDLMKAAAHNTTKDSESSELSDKNEDNYSLWEDHHKLVHKSWKLSKADDTISDELAIYLRCPMDFNSSFISIGCEQTTKSNFDDLSSKLDSLDKKVEDLLKGG comes from the exons ATGGGGCacctaaaaaatattcataaggcAGCTTTCCGAGAGCTTACCGATGATGGCtcaacaaaaattacggattctTTACCCTCAACAAGTTTTAAATCTATAAAGGAACCCACTAAAGAAGCAGATAGAAGTGACGCCTTGAAAGAACCTGAAAATAAAACTGTTGGTCCACCAAAACGccaaaaaactattcaagctaGTTTTGAAGAGATTTATGCTTTCTCGGCCAATGGtgacaaaactattaaaattaataatgccTTAGTATATATGGTGTGTAAGGATAATCAGCCATTTCCTATTGTAGAGAACGAAGGCTTTCGCAATTTCCTTAAAGTGATTGAGCCGCGTTATAAACTTCCCAATAAAACAACACTCACTCGTTGGGTTGATGACAAATACGCCGCCCTATCAGGAATCATCCGTGAAAAGTTGTCGGGCATTGAAAATCTGACTTTGACAACTGACATGTGGTCAGAATCGATGTCCATGAGGAGCTTTCTTGGAGTCACAGCTCATTTCGGTGTTGGCAGTGAGTTGTTTTCTATCACTCTGGGAGTAAGCCAATCAAATGAACGCCATACATCACAACACATTGCTGAAATGCTGCTGAACACTTGCGACGAATGGAGTATTGACAAAGACCAAATTTCGGCTGTGGTGACGGACAATGCACCAAATATGGTGAAAGCTGTAGAGCTAGCCTTTGGTAAAAAGCACATACCTTGTTTTGCTCATATTTTAAACTTGGTTGCACAAAattcaatagaacaatgcaaACCACTACGCGAGTTAATAAGCAAAGTCAAAGATGTTGTGACGTGGTTTAAACAGAGCAACATAGCAAGCAACGAACTCCGTAAATCAACCTCAGACGAAACTAAATTAATTCAACAGGTGCCTACTAGATGGAATAGCACATATTATATGATTGAGCGATTCATCGAACTTCGTGAGATTGTTAACAATATAATCATCAGACACAAAAATGCACCAGCTATGCTGCATGCGTCAGAACTTGCACATCTAAGTTCAGTTCTACAGGTACTACGTCCAATAGAAGCTGCTACGAAGGAGGTCTCAGGTGATAAGTATTGCACTAGCAGCAAAGTAATACCACTTATTCATTGCctcgttttaaaaattaagccTCTGAGCTTCGACGACTCGATTGCCAAAGAGCTACAGTCTCTGGTTCTTAAGGAGATTCAGAAGAGAATGGGTGTCATCGAAAACGTAACTCCCCTCGCTATAGCCACGGTATTGGACCCCAGATTCaagaaaatgcattttacggATCCGCTTGCATGCTCTGCTGCTGTAGGAAAAGTAAAAGATCTCATGAAAGCCGCAGCCCACAACACGACCAAAGATTCGGAGTCATCGGAACTTTCTGATAAAAATGAGGATAACTATTCATTGTGGGAGGACCACCACAAGCTAGTCCATAAAAGTTGGAAATTGTCAAAGGCCGATGACACTATTTCTGATGAGCTGGCCATATATCTACGTTGCCCA ATGGATTTCAATAGCTCGTTTATATCGATTGGATGTGAGCAAACCACTAAATCAA ATTTTGACGACTTAAGTAGCAAACTGGATAGTCTGGATAAGAAGGTAGAAGATTTGTTAAAAG gtgGCTGA